One part of the Indicator indicator isolate 239-I01 chromosome 5, UM_Iind_1.1, whole genome shotgun sequence genome encodes these proteins:
- the DYNC1I2 gene encoding cytoplasmic dynein 1 intermediate chain 2, with protein sequence MSDKSELKAELERKKQRLAQIREEKKRKEEERKKKETDQKKEVLPVQEESDLEKKRREAEALLQSMGLTPESPVVPPPTSPSSKSVSTPSEAGSQDSGDGAVGSRTLHWDTDPSVLQLHSDSDLGRGPVKLGMAKITQVDFPPREIVTYTKETQTPVMTQPKEDEEDEDDVVAPKPLAEPEEEKILKKEEEEEAAPHELTEEEKQQILHSEEFLSFFDHSTRIVERALSEQINIFFDYSGRDLEDKEGEIQAGAKLSLNRQFFDERWSKHRVVSCLDWSSQYPELLVASYNNNEDAPHEPDGVALVWNMKYKKTTPEYVFHCQSAVMSATFAKFHPNLVVGGTYSGQIVLWDNRSNKRTPVQRTPLSAAAHTHPVYCVNVVGTQNAHNLISISTDGKICSWSLDMLSQPQDSMELVHKQSKAVAVTCMSFPIGDVNNFVVGSEEGSVYTACRHGSKAGISEMFEGHQGPITGINCHAAVGPVDFSHLFVTSSFDWTVKLWTTKNNKPLYSFEDNSDYVYDVMWSPNHPALFACVDGMGRLDLWNLNNDTEVPTASITVEGNPALNRVRWTHSGREIAVGDSEGQIVIYDVGEQIAVPRSDEWTRFGRTLAEINANRADAEEEAATRIPT encoded by the exons ATGTCTGACAAAAGTGAACTGAAGGCGGAGTTGGAGCGCAAGAAGCAACGATTAGCTCAAAtcagggaggagaagaaaagaaaggaggaagaaagaaagaaaaaagag acTGATCAGAAGAAAGAAGTACTTCCTGTACAGGAAGAATCTGATcttgaaaagaagagaagagaggctgaagcaTTACTTCAGAGTATGGGGTTGACACCTGAGTCTCCTGTTG TCCCTCCTCCTACCTCTCCGTCTTCCAAATCTGTGAGTACACCAAGTGAGGCTGGAAGTCAGGACTCTGGAGATGGCGCTGTTGGATCTAG GACGCTGCATTGGGATACTGATCCATCAGTTCTTCAGCTCCACTCTGATTCCGATCTGGG acGTGGACCTGTTAAACTTGGAATGGCCAAAATTACACAAGTTGACTTTCCTCCTCGAGAAATTGTTACATACACAAAGGAGACACAAACACCTGTTATGACTCAGCCAAAGGAAG atgaggaagatgaagatgatgtGGTTGCACCAAAACCATTAGCTgaacctgaagaagaaaaaatattaaaaaaagaggaggaggaagaag ctgcccCACATGAActtacagaagaggaaaaacaacagaTTTTGCATTCTGAAGAATTTTTAAGTTTCTTTGACCACTCCACAAGGATTGTTGAAAGAGCCCTTTCTGAGcaaatcaacattttttttgACTACAGTGGAAGAGACTTAGAAGACAAAGAAGG AGAGATTCAAGCAGGAGCAAAACTGTCCTTAAATAGGCAGTTTTTTGATGAACGCTGGTCAAAGCATCGTGTCGTCAGTTGTTTGGACTGGTCATCTCAG TACCCAGAATTGCTTGTTGCCTCTTACAACAACAATGAGGATGCACCTCATGAGCCTGATGGAGTGGCTCTTGTATGGAATATGAAGTACAAGAAAACTACCCCAGAGTATGTCTTTCACTGCCAG tcagCAGTGATGTCAGCTACATTTGCAAAATTTCATCCCAATCTGGTGGTTGGTGGCACATACTCAGGCCAAATAGTGCTATGGGATAATCGCAGCAATAAGAGAACCCCAGTGCAGAGAACTCCACTTTCCGCTGCTGCTCACACG CACCCAGTGTACTGTGTAAATGTCGTTGGGACCCAGAATGCTCATAATTTGATTAGTATCTCAACTGATGGGAAGATATGCTCTTGGAGTCTGGACATGCTTTCCCAGCCACAG GATAGCATGGAGCTGGTTCACAAACAGTCAAAGGCTGTGGCTGTTACCTGCATGTCCTTTCCTATTGGAGATGTCAACAACTTTGTGGTTGGCAGCGAAGAGGGCTCAGTGTACACTGCATGCCGTCACGGCAG CAAAGCTGGAATCAGTGAGATGTTTGAAGGACATCAAGGACCAATCACAGGTATCAACTGCCATGCAGCAGTTGGACCTGTCGACTTCTCACATCTGTTTGTCACCTCTTCGTTTGATTGGACAGTAAAGCTTTGGACAACTAAG AATAACAAACCTCTCTACTCCTTTGAAGACAACTCAGATTATGTTTATGACGTGATGTGGTCTCCAAATCACCctgctttgtttgcttgtgtggATGGGATGGGCAGGCTTGACCTGTGGAACCTCAACAATGATACTGAG GTACCAACTGCGAGCATCACTGTGGAGGGCAATCCTGCTCTGAACCGTGTGAGATGGACACATTCTGGGAGAGAGATTGCTGTAGGTGATTCAGAGGGACAAATAGTTATATACGACGTGGGAGAG CAAATTGCCGTTCCTCGCAGCGATGAGTGGACTCGGTTTGGTCGAACGCTGGCAGAAATAAACGCGAACAGAGCTGACgcagaagaggaagctgcaACCCGCATACCCACCTAG